One genomic region from Mangifera indica cultivar Alphonso chromosome 17, CATAS_Mindica_2.1, whole genome shotgun sequence encodes:
- the LOC123199959 gene encoding carotenoid cleavage dioxygenase 8 homolog B, chloroplastic, with translation MASLAFSSPGCFLSQSSFQTVSNSKSEPSFPSGKAMFAARKHDNTRASTVTNISSPQRPVVAPLQENENPSNQNHVAWTSVKQERWEGELAVQGEIPLWLKGTYLRNGPGLWHIEDYNFRHLFDGYATLVKLHFENGRLIFGHRQIESEAYKAAKKNKKLCYREFSEVPKTGNFISYIGDLAKLFSGASLTDNANTGVVKLGDGRVVCLTETQKGSIIIDPDTLDTLGKFEYRDKLGGLIHSAHPIVTDAEFLTLLPDLINPGYWVVRMEPGSNERKVIGRVNCRGGPAPGWVHSFPVTEHYVVVPEMPLRYCAQNLLRAEPTPLYKFEWHPESRGFMHVMCKTSGKIVASVEVPLFVTFHFINAYEEKDEDGRVTAVIADCCEHNSDTTILDKLRLQNLRSFNGTDVLPDARVGRFRIPLDGSPFGKLEAALEPDEHGRGMDMCSINPAYLGKMYRYAYACGARRPCNFPNTLTKLDFVEKKAKNWYDEGAVPSEPFFVARPGATEEDDGVVISMISERDGGGYALLLDGTTFEEIARAKFPYGLPYGLHGCWVPKI, from the exons ATGGCTTCCTTGGCCTTTTCATCTCCAGGCTGCTTTCTGTCGCAGTCATCGTTTCAAACGGTTTCAAACAGTAAGTCTGAACCAAGTTTTCCCTCCGGGAAGGCCATGTTTGCAGCCAGGAAACACGACAACACTAGAGCTTCAACAGTCACAAATATTTCAAGCCCACAACGGCCAGTGGTTGCCCCATTGCAGGAAAACGAAAATCCTTCGAACCAGAATCATGTCGCATGGACAAGCGTTAAACAAGAACGATGGGAAGGAGAGCTGGCTGTACAAGGAGAAATACCCCTATGGCTG AAAGGGACATACCTAAGAAATGGTCCTGGGCTGTGGCACATCGAAGACTACAACTTCCGGCACCTCTTTGATGGCTATGCCACTCTCGTGAAGCTGCACTTTGAGAATGGCCGCTTGATCTTCGGCCACCGGCAGATTGAATCTGAGGCTTATAAAGCtgcaaagaagaataaaaagctGTGTTATCGAGAGTTCTCAGAAGTTCCAAAAACTGGTAACTTCATATCGTACATTGGGGATCTTGCAAAGCTCTTCTCCGGTGCATCTCTGACTGACAACGCCAACACCGGCGTGGTTAAACTCGGCGACGGACGAGTTGTGTGCTTGACGGAGACCCAGAAGGGTTCCATAATTATCGACCCGGATACACTGGACACGCTGGGGAAATTTGAGTACAGGGACAAATTGGGGGGTTTGATTCATTCGGCTCACCCCATTGTCACTGACGCAGAGTTTTTAACGTTGTTGCCAGATTTGATCAACCCGGGGTACTGGGTGGTGAGGATGGAGCCGGGGAGTAACGAGAGGAAGGTGATTGGAAGAGTAAACTGCCGTGGCGGCCCGGCGCCTGGCTGGGTTCACTCGTTTCCGGTGACTGAACATTATGTGGTGGTTCCTGAGATGCCATTGCGGTACTGTGCGCAGAATTTGCTGAGGGCTGAGCCCACGCCGCTGTACAAGTTCGAGTGGCACCCTGAGTCTAGAGGATTCATGCATGTTATGTGCAAAACCAGCGGCAAAATT GTGGCAAGCGTGGAAGTGCCATTGTTTGTGACATTCCATTTCATCAATGCATACGAAGAGAAAGACGAAGATGGAAGGGTGACAGCAGTTATAGCTGATTGCTGTGAACACAATTCTGACACAACAATTCTTGATAAGCTTAGACTGCAAAACCTCCGCTCGTTCAATGGCACTGATGTACTGCCGGATGCCAG AGTTGGCAGGTTCAGAATACCATTAGATGGGAGTCCATTTGGGAAGTTGGAGGCTGCATTGGAACCAGATGAACATGGGAGAGGAATGGACATGTGCAGCATTAACCCTGCTTATCTGGGCAAGATGTACAGATATGCCTACGCCTGTGGAGCTCGACGTCCATGCAACTTCCCCAACACCCTCACTAAG CTTGATTTTGTGGAGAAAAAGGCCAAGAATTGGTATGATGAGGGAGCTGTCCCCTCGGAGCCTTTCTTTGTGGCTCGGCCTGGGGCAACTGAGGAAGACGATG GTGTTGTAATCTCCATGATCAGTGAAAGAGATGGAGGTGGTTATGCATTGTTGCTGGACGGAACCACATTTGAAGAAATTGCGAGGGCAAAGTTCCCGTACGGTCTTCCTTATGGGTTGCATGGATGTTGGGTTCCAAAAATCTAA
- the LOC123200966 gene encoding uncharacterized protein LOC123200966 yields MESVGSSSTPPYHQNHRLGPTQPVTSRISRALRHGLRLLHRSDSLFFILGATGNVYTVNLSSAPSCTCPDSFTPCKHILFVLVRVLGVSLDETCLRRRTLRPWKLNRLLATPTSPEALAAAGLRHRFHKLFFRERNENGSEGSVEIKDGSVCPVCLEEMGKEERVVCCETCKNLIHEECWMRWKMSGRRRWASCVVCRSRWRDRSDEEKYLNLAPYLQEEDENVAESSGGGCLCGG; encoded by the coding sequence ATGGAGTCTGTTGGCTCCTCTTCAACTCCTCCCTACCACCAAAATCACCGCTTAGGACCCACCCAACCCGTCACCAGCCGAATCAGCCGAGCCCTCCGCCATGGGCTGCGCCTCCTTCACCGGTCTgactctctcttttttattttaggcGCCACTGGAAATGTTTACACCGTTAACTTATCCTCCGCCCCGTCGTGCACGTGCCCTGATAGCTTTACCCCGTGCAAACACATACTATTTGTGTTGGTACGAGTCCTTGGCGTTTCTCTTGATGAAACGTGTCTCCGGCGGAGGACTCTCCGTCCCTGGAAACTCAACCGTTTACTTGCCACACCCACATCGCCGGAAGCACTGGCGGCGGCTGGCCTCCGTCATAGATTTCATAAACTCTTCTTTCGAGAAAGGAATGAAAATGGTTCAGAGGGATCAGTTGAAATAAAAGATGGAAGTGTGTGTCCTGTGTGTCTTGAAGAGATGGGGAAGGAGGAGAGAGTGGTGTGTTGTGAGACGTGTAAGAACTTGATTCATGAAGAATGCTGGATGAGGTGGAAGATGAGTGGACGGAGGAGATGGGCTAGTTGTGTGGTTTGTCGTTCAAGGTGGAGAGATAGGAGTGATGAAGAGAAATATCTGAATTTGGCACCTTACCTTCAAGAGGAGGACGAAAATGTGGCGGAATCCAGCGGCGGCGGCTGTCTCTGTGGTGGTTAg
- the LOC123201125 gene encoding peptidyl-tRNA hydrolase 2, mitochondrial isoform X2, with protein MWGSYRNSSQLSNKQKQEKEWFATSFRAENFIPGLVIGFIFGMLLDLSKPAKSHAKKKNFLPGKPQEHLRVPSNGDQDLKMVLVVRQDLKMGSGKIASQCAHAATGMYAELMQSDRSLLRQWEQCGQPKIVVTCKNQQEMNKLKEAAENIGLPTFVVADAGRTQVSAGSKTVLTVGPGPRELVDSVTGKQRLL; from the exons ATGTGGGGTTCATATCGGAATTCTTCTCAGCTTTCGAACAAG CAAAAGCAAGAGAAAGAATGGTTTGCAACCAGTTTTAGGGCAGAAAATTTCATTCCAGGGCTTGTTATTGGTTTCATTTTTGGGATGTTGTTGGATTTATCAAAGCCTGCAAAAAGTCatgcaaagaagaaaaatttcttGCCAGGCAAGCCCCAAGAACATTTAAGAGTCCCCAGTAACGGTGATCAAGACCTCAAAATG GTTTTGGTAGTAAGACAAGACCTGAAGATGGGTTCAGGAAAGATTGCATCTCAATGTGCTc ATGCAGCCACTGGCATGTATGCAGAGCTGATGCAAAG TGACCGGTCCCTTTTGAGACAATGGGAGCAATGTGGGCAACCCAAAATAGTGGTTACATGCAAGAATCAACAAGAAAT GAATAAACTGAAGGAAGCAGCTGAAAATATTGGTCTTCCCACATTTGTTGTTGCAGACGCTGGAAGGACACAG GTTTCTGCTGGCTCAAAGACAGTTCTTACTGTTGGACCTG GGCCTAGAGAGTTGGTGGATTCAGTGACTGGGAAACAACGGTTGCTCTAA
- the LOC123200984 gene encoding GATA transcription factor 12-like, translating to MEAPEFFQGTCNYSQFASEKHHSFDSKTAPVGDHFIVEELLDFSNEDAVVSDPNAFDNVAGNSTDSSTVTVVDCCSNSSSCDPGLSADITCQNFAETHFSSDLCVPPLDDLAELEWMSNIVEETFSCEDLQKLQLISGVKARPDESSETRPFQPESDLSSNNNNDIISSPNNPIFNPEMAVPGKARSKRSRAAPCDWTSRLLVLSQNCSSSDADIISTGPTQPPPPQQTVKKTVKATGSKKKDYGDGGEGSGEGRRCLHCATDKTPQWRTGPMGPKTLCNACGVRYKSGRLVPEYRPAASPTFVLTKHSNSHRKVLELRRQKEMLRTQQQQQQQQFMHHQNMMFDISNGDDYLIHQHVGPDFTQLI from the exons ATGGAAGCCCCAGAATTCTTTCAGGGAACCTGTAATTACTCACAATTTGCGTCTGAAAAACACCATTCATTTGATTCTAAAACAGCCCCAGTTGGCGACCATTTCATCGTCGAGGAGCTTTTGGACTTCTCCAACGAAGACGCCGTCGTTTCTGACCCTAATGCTTTCGATAACGTCGCCGGAAATTCTACCGATTCTTCCACTGTCACAGTCGTTGATTGCTGCAGCAACTCCTCTTCCTGTGACCCCGGCCTTTCCGCAGATATTACTTGCCAGAATTTCGCTGAAACCCACTTCTCTAGCGACCTCTGCGTCCCCCCG TTAGATGATTTAGCTGAGCTCGAATGGATGTCGAATATTGTGGAGGAAACCTTCTCCTGTGAGGACCTGCAAAAGCTCCAACTTATATCAGGTGTAAAAGCTCGACCCGATGAATCTTCCGAAACCCGCCCGTTTCAGCCCGAATCCGACCTaagcagcaacaacaacaacgaTATTATCTCCAGTCCCAACAATCCCATATTCAACCCGGAAATGGCGGTCCCAGGCAAGGCCCGAAGCAAGCGGTCTCGGGCGGCTCCGTGCGATTGGACGTCTCGCCTTCTTGTTCTTAGCCAGAACTGTTCCTCGTCCGACGCCGATATCATTTCCACGGGCCCAACACAACCTCCTCCGCCACAACAAACCGTTAAGAAGACGGTTAAAGCAACCGGGTCGAAGAAAAAAGACTACGGAGACGGTGGAGAAGGAAGCGGAGAAGGTCGGAGGTGTCTGCATTGTGCAACGGATAAGACGCCGCAGTGGCGGACGGGGCCTATGGGGCCGAAGACGCTTTGCAATGCCTGTGGAGTGAGATACAAGTCGGGTCGATTAGTACCCGAGTACCGGCCCGCTGCGAGCCCGACATTCGTTCTCACAAAGCACTCGAATTCCCACCGTAAGGTGCTTGAGCTCAGGCGTCAGAAAGAAATGCTAAGGAcccagcagcagcagcaacagcaACAGTTTATGCATCATcagaatatgatgtttgatataTCCAACGGTGATGATTACTTGATCCACCAACACGTTGGGCCCGATTTCACGCAGCTCATCTGA
- the LOC123200924 gene encoding protein unc-13 homolog, with the protein MAHLFRDLSLGNSKRHSTSTPPPLTQPRPPPSLTMPPRPTTNLPSPFPQLAAQLSDSDLRVTSYEIFVAACRTSTGKPLTYVPNNSADSPNHHNSNSPSHNSSALQRSLTSAAASKMKKALGLKSPGSKKSSGSGPGKPRKAITVGELMRTQMGVSDTVDSRVRRALLRISAAQVGRKIESTVLPLELLQQLKVSDFTDQDEYDAWQKRTLRVLEAGLLLHPRVPFDKSNASAQRLRQIINGALDRPIETGRNNESMQVLRSVVMSLASRSDGSLNESCHWADGFPFNLKLYEMLLEALFDLNCETAIIEEVDELMDHIKKTWVILGMNQMLHNICFTWVLFNRFVATDQVETELLYAADCQLVEVAKDAKATEDAEYSKILSSTLTTIMSWAEKRLLAYHDTFDSENLDTMQGIVSLGVSAAKILVEDISNEYRRKRRGEVDVARSRVETYIRSSLRTAFAQRMEKADSSRRASKNQSNPLPVLAILAKDVGELAINERQVFSPILKRWHPFAAGVAAATLHACYGNEIKQFISGIAELTPEAVQVLRAADKLEKDLVQIAVEDSVESDDGGKTIIREMPPYEAEAAIANLIKVWIKTRIDRLKEWVDRNLQQEDWNPQPNQEGYAASALEVLRIIDETLDAYFQLPIPVHPALLPDLMAGLDKCLQYYVTKAKSGCGSRNTYVPTMPALTRCTTKSKFQGVWKKKEKSPNPQKRNYQVATMNGGNSFGVSQLCVRINSMHQIKTELDVLEKRVITHLRNCESAHAEDFSNSLGKKFELTPSACVEAVQQLSEAVAYKIVFHDLSHVLWDGLYVGEPSCSRIEPFLQELERNLLIISDTMHERVRTRIVTDIMKASFDGFLLVLLAGGPSRSFSRQDSQIIEDDFKTLKDLFWANGDGLPSELIDKFSATVRGVLPLFRTDTESLIERFRHVTLETYGSSARSRLPLPPTSAQWNPTEPNTLLRVLCCRNDEAASKFLKKTYNLPKKL; encoded by the exons ATGGCTCATCTCTTCAGAGACCTTTCCCTTGGTAACTCCAAGAGACACTCAACCTCAACCCCACCACCCTTAACACAACCACGCCCACCGCCCTCCCTCACAATGCCTCCCAGACCTACGACCAATCTCCCCTCTCCCTTCCCCCAACTCGCTGCTCAACTCTCCGATTCCGACCTCCGAGTCACCTCTTACGAGATCTTCGTCGCCGCTTGCCGTACCTCCACCGGCAAGCCACTCACTTACGTGCCCAACAATTCTGCTGACTCGCCCAACCATCACAACTCCAATTCTCCCAGTCATAACTCCTCTGCCCTTCAGCGCTCACTTACTTCTGCCGCTGCTAGCAAGATGAAGAAGGCGCTCGGGTTGAAGTCTCCGGGTTCTAAGAAGAGTTCCGGGTCGGGTCCGGGAAAGCCCAGGAAGGCTATAACTGTAGGTGAGTTAATGAGGACTCAAATGGGAGTTTCTGATACCGTTGATTCAAGAGTACGAAGAGCCTTGCTGAGGATCTCTGCTGCTCAG GTTGGAAGGAAAATTGAGTCAACAGTACTTCCACTGGAGCTATTGCAGCAGCTTAAGGTATCTGATTTTACTGACCAAGATGAATATGATGCATGGCAGAAGAGAACACTGAGAGTTCTTGAAGCTGGACTGCTTTTGCATCCTCGTGTTCCATTCGATAAGTCAAATGCTTCTGCCCAGCGGCTTAGACAAATCATTAATGGAGCATTGGATCGACCCATTGAAACAGGGAGAAACAATGAGTCAATGCAAGTTCTTCGCAGTGTTGTCATGTCTCTTGCTTCACGATCTGATGGGTCTCTTAATGAGTCATGCCACTGGGCTGATGGATTTCCATTTAATCTCAAACTGTATGAAATGCTTTTGGAAGCTTTGTTTGATCTTAATTGTGAAACAGCAATTATTGAGGAAGTTGATGAGCTAATGGATCACATTAAGAAGACTTGGGTAATCCTTGGAATGAATCAGATGCTTCAcaatatttgttttacatgggTTCTATTTAACCGTTTTGTTGCAACTGATCAAGTTGAAACAGAACTACTATATGCTGCTGATTGTCAGCTAGTGGAAGTTGCAAAAGACGCAAAGGCAACGGAAGATGCAGAGTACTCCAAGATCTTGAGTTCTACATTGACTACAATAATGAGTTGGGCAGAGAAGAGGCTGCTTGCATATCATGACACTTTTGACAGTGAAAATCTTGATACCATGCAGGGCATAGTTTCTTTGGGGGTATCAGCAGCAAAGATTTTAGTTGAGGACATATCTAATGAGTATCGCAGAAAAAGGAGAGGTGAAGTTGATGTAGCTCGAAGTAGGGTTGAGACTTACATCAGGTCATCACTTCGGACCGCTTTTGCTCAG agaATGGAGAAAGCAGACTCAAGCAGGAGAGCATCCAAAAACCAGTCCAATCCTCTACCTGTACTTGCCATCCTTGCAAAGGATGTTGGAGAGCTGGCAATTAATGAGAGGCAGGTCTTTAGTCCAATACTAAAGAGATGGCATCCTTTTGCAGCAGGTGTGGCTGCGGCTACCCTGCATGCTTGTTATGGTAATGAGATAAAACAGTTCATATCAGGAATTGCAGAGTTAACACCAGAGGCTGTTCAAGTGTTGAGAGCTGCAGATAAACTGGAAAAAGATCTTGTGCAGATTGCAGTTGAGGATTCAGTGGAAAGTGATGATGGGGGGAAGACAATTATCCGTGAGATGCCTCCTTACGAGGCAGAAGCTGCAATTGCCAATCTGATTAAAGTGTGGATTAAGACAAGAATAGACAGATTGAAGGAATGGGTTGACAGGAATTTGCAACAAGAG GACTGGAACCCACAACCAAATCAAGAAGGATATGCTGCATCTGCTCTTGAAGTTTTGAGAATCATTGATGAAACTTTGGATGCATATTTTCAACTGCCAATACCAGTGCACCCAGCCTTACTGCCTGACTTGATGGCTGGTCTTGACAAATGTCTTCAATACTATGTAACCAAGGCAAAATCTGGCTGTG GATCACGGAACACATATGTTCCTACAATGCCAGCATTGACAAGATGCACAACAAAATCAAAGTTCCAAGGTGTttggaagaagaaagagaagtcACCAAATCCTCAAAAGAGGAATTATCAGGTTGCCACAATGAATGGGGGAAATTCTTTTGGAGTATCACAGCTGTGTGTCCGTATAAATAGTATGCACCAAATCAAAACCGAATTAGATGTTCTGGAAAAGAGAGTAATCACCCATTTGAGGAACTGCGAATCTGCACATGCAGAAGACTTCTCAAATAGTCTGGGGAAGAAGTTTGAGCTTACACCATCTGCTTGTGTTGAAGCTGTTCAACAACTTTCTGAGGCAGTGgcatataaaattgttttccaTGATCTAAGTCATGTTTTATGGGATGGTTTGTATGTTGGGGAGCCTTCATGCTCTAGGATTGAGCCTTTTCTTCAGGAGCTTGAGCGCAACTTGCTGATCATCTCAGATACAATGCATGAAAGAGTTCGAACACGAATTGTTACAGATATAATGAAAGCATCTTTTGATGGGTTCTTGTTGGTTTTACTTGCTGGAGGCCCCTCTCGTTCTTTCTCACGGCAAGATTCTCAAATAATAGAGGATGATTTTAAGACCCTTAAAGATCTGTTCTGGGCCAACGGGGACGGCCTGCCAAGCGAGCTGATCGATAAGTTTTCAGCTACTGTTAGAGGTGTCCTTCCCCTGTTCCGAACTGATACAGAGAGCTTAATTGAGCGGTTCAGACATGTGACCCTGGAGACATATGGCTCTTCAGCCAGGTCCAGGCTACCACTTCCACCAACCTCAGCACAGTGGAATCCTACTGAACCAAACACACTTCTACGCGTTCTGTGTTGTCGGAATGACGAAGCAGCTTCAAAGTTTCTTAAGAAGACTTACAATCTTCCTAAGAAACTGTAG
- the LOC123201125 gene encoding peptidyl-tRNA hydrolase 2, mitochondrial isoform X1, protein MWGSYRNSSQLSNKQKQEKEWFATSFRAENFIPGLVIGFIFGMLLDLSKPAKSHAKKKNFLPGKPQEHLRVPSNGDQDLKMVLVVRQDLKMGSGKIASQCAHAATGMYAELMQSDRSLLRQWEQCGQPKIVVTCKNQQEMNKLKEAAENIGLPTFVVADAGRTQVSAGSKTVLTVGPGMLYFIGLQEYFQLLHLSLIIQLFLLPILLDIIRVKLTKQSLHHQ, encoded by the exons ATGTGGGGTTCATATCGGAATTCTTCTCAGCTTTCGAACAAG CAAAAGCAAGAGAAAGAATGGTTTGCAACCAGTTTTAGGGCAGAAAATTTCATTCCAGGGCTTGTTATTGGTTTCATTTTTGGGATGTTGTTGGATTTATCAAAGCCTGCAAAAAGTCatgcaaagaagaaaaatttcttGCCAGGCAAGCCCCAAGAACATTTAAGAGTCCCCAGTAACGGTGATCAAGACCTCAAAATG GTTTTGGTAGTAAGACAAGACCTGAAGATGGGTTCAGGAAAGATTGCATCTCAATGTGCTc ATGCAGCCACTGGCATGTATGCAGAGCTGATGCAAAG TGACCGGTCCCTTTTGAGACAATGGGAGCAATGTGGGCAACCCAAAATAGTGGTTACATGCAAGAATCAACAAGAAAT GAATAAACTGAAGGAAGCAGCTGAAAATATTGGTCTTCCCACATTTGTTGTTGCAGACGCTGGAAGGACACAG GTTTCTGCTGGCTCAAAGACAGTTCTTACTGTTGGACCTGGTATGCTGTACTTCATTGGGCTGCAAGAATATTTTCAGTTGCTTCACCTTTCTCTTATTATACAGCTTTTTCTTTTGCCAATATTACTTGACATCATTAGAGTAAAGCTTACGAAGCAAAGCTTGCATCATCAGTGA
- the LOC123200844 gene encoding uncharacterized protein LOC123200844: MKNCTTNCSHCRLSRKCIRRGIVELYPKGSSSRNSRWPKPSQGQRGGLEIVFNQQ, translated from the exons ATGAAGAATTGCACCACCAACTGCTCTCATTGTCGTCTCAGCCGGAAATGCATCCGCAGAG GAATTGTAGAGCTTTACCCCAAAGGGAGCTCTTCCAGAAATTCTCGATGGCCTAAGCCAAGCCAAGGCCAAAGAGGGGGTTTGGAAATAGTTTTCAACCAGCAATAG